A single Cucumis melo cultivar AY chromosome 4, USDA_Cmelo_AY_1.0, whole genome shotgun sequence DNA region contains:
- the LOC103499230 gene encoding pentatricopeptide repeat-containing protein At3g25210, mitochondrial has product MLGKFLRPIVSSSRSPHLFSSPFQSLLNPILPSHLHPRFLCSLSPPSSAFLPPQDSDNLNLPIPKVRTQTPLEKQFESWVQKLKPGFSPSDVIEALQAQSDPDLALDLFRWTALQRGYKHNDLTYLTIIKILISCRRYHLAQTLVEEVIAGACEMSVPLYNSVIRFCCGRKTRFNRAFDVYKKMWKSDDCKPTLETYAMLFNSLLRRFNKLNVSYVYLHSVRSLTKQMKSSGVIPDTFVLNMIIKAYSKCLEVDEAIRVFREMGLYACQPNSYTYGYIAKGLCEKGRVEEGLKFYKEMRVRGLIPSSSTYMILICSLAMERRFEEAIEICFDMLCNSMAPDLLTYRTLLEGLCREGRDSEAFDLLDELRKRDKLMSEKTFKILLNGLHTVGRDSL; this is encoded by the coding sequence ATGCTCGGAAAATTTCTCCGCCCGATTGTCTCATCTTCCCGCAGTCCCCATCTCTTTTCATCACCATTTCAATCACTTCTCAACCCCATTCTTCCATCCCATCTCCACCCCCGTTTTCTTTGCTCCCTGTCACCACCATCATCCGCTTTTCTTCCTCCTCAAGACTCCGACAACCTCAATCTCCCAATCCCAAAAGTTCGAACCCAAACTCCTCTCGAGAAGCAATTCGAATCATGGGTTCAGAAGCTCAAGCCCGGTTTCTCCCCTTCAGACGTCATCGAGGCTCTACAAGCCCAGTCCGACCCGGATCTCGCCCTCGACCTTTTCCGGTGGACGGCGCTGCAGCGAGGCTACAAACACAACGACTTAACTTATCTAACAATCATTAAGATCCTCATTTCCTGCCGGAGATACCACCTCGCTCAAACCCTAGTTGAAGAGGTAATTGCTGGTGCTTGTGAAATGAGTGTGCCGCTTTACAACTCTGTAATTAGGTTCTGCTGTGGCCGGAAAACTCGGTTCAATCGAGCTTTTGATGTGTACAAGAAAATGTGGAAATCTGATGACTGTAAACCCACGCTTGAAACTTATGCAATGCTGTTCAATTCACTGCTTAGGAGATTCAATAAGTTGAATGTTTCTTATGTTTATTTACATTCGGTTCGTTCGTTAACGAAGCAAATGAAATCGTCTGGTGTGATTCCCGATACTTTTGTGTTGAACATGATCATTAAAGCATATTCTAAGTGTCTTGAAGTTGATGAAGCGATTCGGGTTTTTCGAGAAATGGGGTTGTATGCTTGCCAACCGAATTCGTATACTTATGGCTACATTGCAAAAGGGTTGTGTGAGAAAGGAAgagttgaagaagggttgaaATTTTACAAGGAAATGAGAGTTAGAGGCCTGATTCCCAGTAGCAGCACTTATATGATTTTGATTTGTAGTCTAGCAATGGAACGCAGATTTGAGGAAGCTATTGAGATTTGTTTCGATATGTTGTGTAATTCTATGGCACCGGATTTGCTTACTTACAGAACCTTGTTAGAAGGATTATGTCGGGAGGGACGGGATAGCGAAGCATTTGATTTACTTGATGAGTTGAGGAAGAGGGATAAACTGATGAGTGAGAAAACATTCAAGATTCTATTAAATGGACTGCACACTGTTGGTAGAGATAGTTTGTGA